A single Salmo trutta chromosome 14, fSalTru1.1, whole genome shotgun sequence DNA region contains:
- the LOC115147210 gene encoding intraflagellar transport protein 56 isoform X2 translates to MGFHQNLEDVTEDQLSLASIHYMRSHYQEAIDIYKRILLQNRDFLALNVYVALCYYKLDYYDVSQEVLAVYLQSIPESTIALNLKACNHFRLYNGKAAEAELKNLIDISSCSFEFAKELIRHNLVVFRGGEGALQVLPPLIDVISEARLNLVIYYLRQEDVQEAYTLIKDLEPTTPQEYILKGVVNAALGQEIGSRDHLKIAQQFFQLVGGSASECDTIPGRQCMASCFFLLRQFEDVLIYLNSVKSYFYTEDTFNFNYAQAKAALGNYKEAEEIFLLIQGEKMKTDYVYLSWLTRCYIMNQKGRLAWELYLKMGASPDSFSLLQLIANDCYKMGQFYWAAKAFDTLEKLDPDSNYWEGKRGACVGIFQLILAGREPKETLKEVLPLLRSTQNPQVEYIIRALRKWAKDNRVPLT, encoded by the exons AGATTTCCTGGCTCTTAACGTGTACGTAGCGCTGTGCTACTACAAGTTGGACTACTATGATGTTTCCCAAGAGGTGTTAGCTGTGTATCTGCAGAGTATTCCTGAATCCACCATCGCTCTCAACCTCAAGGCCTGCAACCACTTCAGGCTGTACAACGGCAAGGCAGCCGAG gctgagtTAAAGAACCTCATAGACATCTCCTCCTGTTCCTTTGAGTTTGCTAAGGAGCTTATCCGGCATAACCTG GTGGTGTTTCGTGGTGGGGAGGGGGCGTTGCAGGTGCTGCCCCCGTTGATTGATGTCATCTCTGAGGCTCGGTTGAACCTGGTCATCTACTACCTCAGACAAG AGGATGTTCAAGAGGCTTACACCCTCATAAAAGACTTGGAGCCAACCACACCACAG GAGTACATTTTGAAAGGAGTGGTGAATGCCGCTTTGGGTCAAGAAATTGGATCG agggatcACCTGAAGATCGCTCAACAGTTCTTCCAGCTAGTCGGAGGCTCAGCCAGCGAATGTG ACACGATACCTGGAAGACAGTGTATGGCTTCCTGTTTCTTCCTTCTGAGGCAGTTTGAAGACGTTCTCATCTACCTCAACTCAGTCAAG AGTTACTTCTATACCGAGGATACGTTCAATTTCAACTATGCCCAGGCCAAAGCTGCCTTGGGCAACTACAAAGAAGCAGAGGAG ATATTTCTGCTGATCCAGGGTGAGAAGATGAAGACTGACTATGTATATCTGAGCTGGCTGACTCGCTGCT ACATCATGAACCAGAAAGGCCGGCTAGCCTGGGAGCTGTATCTGAAGATGGGGGCTTCGCCAGACTCCTTCAGCCTCCTACAACTCATTGCCAATGACTGCTATAAG ATGGGTCAGTTCTACTGGGCAGCCAAAGCGTTCGATACTCTGGAGAAACTGGATCCCGACTCCAACTACTGGGAGGGCAAGAGAGGGGCTTGTGTCGGAATCTTCCAGCTCATACTGGCAGGCAGAGAGCCAAA GGAAACCCTGAAGGAGGTGCTGCCCCTGTTGAGGAGCACACAGAACCCCCAGGTGGAGTACATCATCAGAGCTCTGAGGAAATGGGCCAAAGACAACAGGGTTCCTCTGACATAG